Proteins from a genomic interval of Quercus lobata isolate SW786 chromosome 11, ValleyOak3.0 Primary Assembly, whole genome shotgun sequence:
- the LOC115967702 gene encoding protein ANTAGONIST OF LIKE HETEROCHROMATIN PROTEIN 1-like — protein MESRKLAALLSSLISELILLLLLLFPSSAPLSLNSNSSNSTNSNSNANLFPLIHHFLSIQKIAASLGFLSISRKRKRTHLPEPEAGPIDDEENPELGPRLGGGRVQLVLTRTPDSFKNCFRMTSSTFEWLSGLLEPLLECRDPVGSPLNLSAELRLGLGLYRLATGSDYPEISNRFGVSESVAKFCTKQLCRVLCTDFRFWVTFPTPNELESVSTAFQTLTGLPNCCGVLECTRFKVVKKNDEIEEHSIAAQIVVDSSCRILSIVAGYRGNKADYKVLKSSTLCKDIEEGRLLNSPPVNVNGVAVNQYLVGNRGYPLLPWLMVPYVEALPGSCEENFNKVHSLMRVSGLKASASLKNWGVLSRPVEEEFKIAVAYIGACSMLHNALLMREDYTALGDGLGDCYQSTDYYSGLEENLIGSKASDIRNALATRANELHD, from the coding sequence ATGGAATCCCGGAAATTGGCAGCTTTACTCTCATCCTTGATCTCTGAACTCatccttctcctcctccttcttttccctTCCTCCGCTCCACTTTCCCTCAATTCCAATTCCAGTAATTCCaccaattccaattccaatgCAAACCTTTTCCCTCTCATCCACCACTTCCTTTCCATACAAAAAATCGCCGCCTCCCTCGGTTTCCTCTCAATTTCCCGGAAACGCAAGCGAACCCATTTGCCAGAACCAGAAGCTGGACCCATCGATGATGAAGAAAACCCAGAACTCGGACCTCGACTCGGTGGCGGCCGAGTCCAACTCGTTCTGACTCGGACCCCCGATTCCTTCAAGAATTGCTTCAGAATGACCTCCTCAACCTTTGAATGGCTCTCTGGCTTGCTCGAACCATTGCTAGAGTGTCGTGACCCTGTTGGTTCACCCTTGAACCTCTCCGCCGAGCTTCGTCTCGGTCTCGGTCTGTATCGCTTGGCCACTGGGTCCGATTACCCCGAAATATCTAACCGATTCGGTGTCTCCGAGTCAGTAGCGAAATTCTGTACCAAACAATTATGCCGTGTTCTTTGCACCGATTTTCGATTCTGGGTCACTTTCCCTACCCCAAACGAGCTTGAATCCGTGTCCACAGCGTTTCAAACCCTCACTGGATTGCCAAATTGTTGTGGTGTACTAGAGTGTACAAGGTTCAAGGTTGTCaagaaaaatgatgaaattgaaGAACATAGCATTGCTGCTCAAATAGTTGTCGATTCCTCCTGTCGAATCCTCAGCATTGTCGCAGGCTATCGCGGCAATAAGGCTGATTATAAGGTTCTAAAGTCATCGACTTTGTGTAAGGATATTGAAGAAGGAAGGTTATTGAATTCACCTCCAGTGAATGTAAATGGTGTGGCTGTGAATCAGTATTTAGTTGGAAATAGAGGGTACCCTTTGCTTCCTTGGTTAATGGTACCTTATGTGGAAGCCTTGCCTGGTTCTTGTGAAGAGAATTTCAATAAGGTGCATAGTTTGATGCGTGTTTCGGGGCTTAAAGCCAGTGCTAGTTTGAAGAATTGGGGTGTTTTGAGCAGGCCTGTAGAGGAGGAGTTTAAGATTGCAGTTGCTTATATTGGTGCTTGTTCCATGCTTCACAATGCGTTGCTTATGAGGGAGGACTATACGGCTTTGGGGGATGGATTGGGGGACTGTTATCAGAGCACTGACTACTATAGTGGGTTGGAGGAGAATTTGATTGGGAGCAAGGCTTCTGATATAAGAAATGCATTGGCTACAAGAGCAAATGAGTTACATGATTGA